The following coding sequences lie in one Haematobia irritans isolate KBUSLIRL chromosome 3, ASM5000362v1, whole genome shotgun sequence genomic window:
- the LOC142228525 gene encoding venom allergen-1-like has product MHQYYVLISIAAMTALISVSAVDYCSPALCREGLQHIACGHSGKFAASCPPDAIMVKMSADLKSIIVNAHNEKRNWIAGGGDENHKPACRMATMQWDDELAYIASLNVRQCSMRHDMCRNTGSFKYSGQNLAWRGFFGVANHTDMLTKTVNLWYSEVKHSKMSYINKFPRLYKGPAIGHFTVMVADRNIRIGCAAATYSVMGKPYKSYLVACNYATTNVIDHPIYESCPVAGLHCTTGRNPLYPNLCSMYEKYAVNKWF; this is encoded by the exons ATGCATCAATATTATGTTTTAATCTCAATTGCAGCGATGACTGCATTGATTTCCGTTTCCGCTGTGGATTATTGTTCCCCAGCCTTGTGCAGAGAAGGATTACAGCATATAGCTTGTGGTCATAGTGGA AAATTTGCCGCCTCCTGTCCCCCTGATGCAATAATGGTCAAAATGAGTGCTGACCTAAAATCCATTATCGTTAATGCTCATAATGAAAAGCGCAATTGGATTGCTGGAGGAGGTGATGAAAATCATAAGCCCGCTTGTCGCATGGCCACCATGCAATGGGATGATGAATTGGCTTACATAGCGTCTCTTAATGTCCGTCAATGTTCGATGCGTCATGATATGTGCCGTAATACAGGATCCTTTAAATATTCCGGACAGAATTTGGCTTGGAGAGGTTTTTTTGGGGTTGCTAATCATACCGATATGTTGACAAAGACAGTGAACTTATGGTACAGTGAGGTCAAACATAGCAAAATGAGTTACATTAATAAATTCCCACGATTGTACAAAGGACC AGCAATTGGCCATTTTACTGTAATGGTAGCCGATCGTAATATCCGGATAGGCTGTGCTGCTGCAACATATTCTGTAATGGGAAAACCCTATAAATCCTATTTGGTGGCCTGTAACTATGCCACCACAAATGTTATTGATCATCCAATTTACGAATCTTGTCCTGTTGCTGGCCTACATTGCACAACTGGTAGAAATCCTCTATATCCAAATTTGTGCTCGATGTATGAGAAATATGCCGTGAATAAATGGTTCTAA